The Elaeis guineensis isolate ETL-2024a chromosome 3, EG11, whole genome shotgun sequence region GACCGATGGGTGTCACACCGCGGCCGCCTCGCCCCTTCTCagtgggagtgctgagacggctgctcttgaggaggagacgaaaGTTGATGCGGACGTCGACAGCTGCTTCTGGATGGCATAGGGTGTGCCGTCGGTTGTTCCACCGGCGGTTGCGGCAACTAAGTCGGTTGCTGTTGGAGATTTTTGATCGCGTCCGTCAGAATGGTCATTTgctgcacgatcgccgcgatttgcgcctccgtggttaccaccggatgcggagagctgggctccgccatggaaggtgaaggaggggcctctttCCGATGGAAAGAGCACCTCGCCGacccggtagctctcgatcgttgagccctgattttcgtcatctcgagagattttttTAAGCTCTGTGGAGCTCGCTGGCTTACCTCTGTCGATTATCCCTATCTGacgcgccaaatctgttgcgaTAAATCCCCCCATCGCCTGATCGCCGATATCGcacacctgcaaaaaaagtcctcacagatcggagatgcctccgacggagaccctctgacggtcaagtcagagaggagactaggcaacagtgaaaaatcaggagctcaacgagagagagaaagagaaagagctcAAGAGATAAGAAGCGCTTCAGAGAGCTTGAGGAAGCTTGCTCaaaacttaccaagactgttgccttaccccattttatagtagaatacggtatggttccgtcattaatggtgcagacaacggagagttgtcaaatcgtcgggggctgtTAAACTGCCGTGGGTTGTCAGGTTACTgggattaatccatgtccttagcaggacaatgccccaggatggccataccgcatgtccttgacaggacaactgcccatagcagtcgtacggcgtttgggtgggctggccgactatatgtcggtattcggttGTCGGATGATGACCCaaagacaccgtcggctgatctggtaccTTGTGGAAATCGAACGTCGGCTACCATTTCCGACAGTGAGTCGATGATTTGAGCTCGGCCACTTGGCCGGTCGGGAACAGTATGAGTTTgttcgaccgacataccttcgatcggatattgtcggcagccattATCAGCAGTcatcgtcggagtcgtccgtcgatttggtcggtagagtcgggcgtcggtcgaaTCGATCCGAGGATAAATTGGCATATAGGGATCGATCGATATATCCCAACACTATCTCAAATGGATTAAGTGAGATTGTTTTACGGTCACTATTTCAGCTGGAGAAACCAATATGGAAACAGAATCCACATTTTCGATTTACGTTTTGGGCAACTTTTACTCTCTGACATGTAGCTATGACCAGTGTGATATTTCAAACTTGTGATGTCTCAAATCagataaatcaaaatttcataatAGTATTCTTATATTCCTTTGTGCTTATAGCATTTTAATACCATCTTGCTTGACATGGTACTAATTGAAGTTTTTGTTTAAATTTGTTGCTCAAATTTACACATCTAATGGTCATTCAGACAAGACCATATTTTAAGTCGATCAAGCCATATTTCTCTACCGTAATGGTTTTCAAGAGAGACCACTGCTATGAGAACAGAATCTGTGGTTTTTGTTTCAGCTTTTTGTGCAATATCCAATGTCTGCAAGATTTGCAAAACATTTCTAGCATGCCATGTCAagggagcaaaaaaaaaaaaatcgcataTTAATAAGTTCTATTAACCTGTGTAACATGTTACTATTATCTAGATTGGTGTGGCACAAAATTTAAGTTTTGGTTTGAATTTATTGTGGAACATTGTCTTAGATTCAAGCAATCAGGACTAACCAAAAGTACACATCTATTTGGGCTTGGATCATCCAACTTTGTAAGACTTCAACCTAGCTCTACAGAAAATGCTAGCAGCTAGTCTATGTTCGTGGATCAAACCAATCCATGAATCATAATCTCAAATGAATGCCAGGCCACAAAATTACATCAGTTTGTGATGTATCCTATTGCATCAAATCCACTTGAGCCTTGCATAAAAAAACTTAGTTAATATGGAGCTTAATGGTGCTCAACTTGGACTTATATATATGATGTATAATCCATCTGACAGAGGAGCATTGAGAAAGTTTTGCACcagttcttccaaaatttttgggTGAGATTTATGAATTACTAAATCCACTACTTAAATGTAGTAAGAAGAAGAGCTTCGGAGGATGAAATTTAACCAAACGTTTTCAATGTAGTAGAGTTGTTATGGACTAATTAACTAGAGACAGTGGATAGTTTACATGACCAAATTGGGAGACTCTTTTAGCTTTTAGTAGGAGGAACGGAAACTTGTTCATGAAAGCCTACAAAAGTCCACTACTTTTTATGACCTTACAATGGACTTGTCACGTGGTGGGAAATTCTAAGATGACAACAAGGACGGTACGTTCAACGTTCAACGTGCGTTAGGCCAAAAGATTCAAACTACCAAAGCGTAGTTTAACCTGATCCAATCTCAGCTAAAAGCACTTAGATTGCATGTGCTTGCAAAAACGGACCTCCAAGGTCAACATAATCCCTCCATAGTCGCTTCACCGGGACATAAATTTTTGTTTTAGAAAAAGGAAAAACTCCTCATGCCCGCATTATGTAGATCTTAATTTGTTATATATTATTAAACCATCATGTATTTGCATAATAATCCCGATCTTTGTTTCTCTTTGAGGCTTTCATGAGTGAGGGACACAAGTATCTTAGTAACTTACCAACCTAGAAATTAAGATATATACAACCTAATaagttgttatttatttatttatttatttttattgagaaCCTGATAATTTTGTTTAGTTCTATATGGCACATGCTTCTCTCCAAAGGCCTGTTAAACATCAATCAAGCCAGAAATGAACATTGGAGCTGCTACAGTTTATCATTAACATTGATGGAGATATAATCCCAATTCTGGAGGATGGTATTCCAATATTCCATGAAGAGGACAAATTAGAACTTAATAAAGAAAACTCTATATATtctatgatttaaaaaaaaaaaaaaaaagtgtgccTGAAACTAGCTCAAGACAGGGCAGTGCACACTTGAGAAGATGAAGGCCCAAGCTTGATACAAAGTAGGCTCTCACAATCATTTTCGACAAAAAGACAATtcaacactcaaaaaaaaaaaaagaaagcaatttTCTCCAACAATTTCTAgctacatcatatatatataccTGAGCATATATATGAATGAATTGTTTGTCtgaccttttattttcttttttggttGGGTGGGGGGAATGACAGACTTGTCGAGCTGCCAGAATGCATTCATATTCCGATGTGaattaaagaaaataataaattttattataatccaATCATTGACCTCTGATCATATTTTTGAATTTGTTTTCCCTTTTTTGGTGCTAAAGGATGggaaatcactaataattatcaGTATAGGGGTGACATGGTATTGAAATGTAATGTTGACCCATTCCTCCGGGCGAAAGTAAAGGGACCGTACAAAAAGGTGGGATATAATATATATCCCAAATGGTTTCCAAACTTCCAGCTCAAGTGGGCCACCATCAGGAAGCAAAAAGGGGCACATGGAGGAACCAGAAAAGGAAGAGAAATAAAGAAAGGTAAGCAAGCACATTTAAATGGTGAAAGCATATAGATGTATAGGATTAACTCTAGTAAATGGTTCCCTCATGTGATGCAAGATAGAAAATGACTTTGAGGCATCTAATTTGGTGTGTTATCAAGACCATCTATCACATTTTCTATATGCAAGTCATATTTTTCTTTCACATTTTGTTTAGTTTCTCtggcatttttttttaaaaaaatatgttgaaTAAACAAAAGAAGAATCTGCATTTGGGCAGCTCAACAAGCTGACTTGTTGGTTATAAAAATATCATCTTCGTATTCTAATCATCATAAAGTTTTCGAGACATCTATGACTAAAACGTGCATGTTGAGGAGACTTAAGATTTCTTTAGTTTATATATGTGTCATTTCCTTCCACCTTTTGTGATGAACTTAGGCGGTGGTGGACTTTTTCATGTTTCGGTTTCACAAGTAACATGAGATTCGGTAGCAACCTCAACATGGGAGTTTTGTGATTACATTTAGCAAGCTTCTTGTATACTTGTTGCTCCCCTTTTTCTTTGGGCTAGATCTTCTACTCAAGCCAATGACCAAAGTAACTCTAAGAATCTGCTTGAATATTCATATAGGATGGAATGAAAATCATGTAAGACTCGTGAATTAAGCTGTCACGCTTACCAAGTACCATCTAGTCTAAATTctttgggaagaaaaaaaaaaaaaaaaggccttcacaggtttttttctttttcatgcagCCCAAACATTAGGATATAAGCTAGATTTGGAGAGGCTCGTAGAAAATACAAAATGGATGAATCAACAGACTTGGTTTCTATAGGATTTTCAGTCTACTTTTATAAGAACACTCAAACAAGCTCTAAATAATCTATAAATGAAGTATGGCTAAAACCAGATTGGATACTAATATATTCATATCTATAATTATTTTAGTTGACAaatacaaatataaatattagttggatataaaaatttatatctatatttattttaaacagatacAGATATAAGTTAGATACTAGAAGTATAGATATAATTCGAATAAGGAAACTTTATGACCACATAATTAAAGATATTTCTAAGTgggtaataaattaaattaacagtatgttaatatgattatatattttttttaaaagttaatGAATGCTATATAAAATCAAAcaagattataaataaaattagatattcagatatagatcggatagttgtctaATCACATTCATACTTATTTTCTTcaatggatatagatatggatacggatattagtTAGATGCTCAAATTTCTATCGATATTGTAATAAATTCAGATTCAAAAATAGATTCAGACAGACATTATCTAGGAATGACAATTTTAGCCAACTCATTGGATACCCAATTCAATCCAAATGAGACATGttttatctaatccaattagaaaccaAGATAGATATGGGTTctagaaaaatatatttaaaatagattCAAATCAGATACGGATAATGGTATGATATATTTCtaatcttaatttaattttttttcaaaattataattattttatagtatttaaATGATGAATTCTTTATCTGATCCAATTCTatctgatccaattttttttttagggtaaactaataaaaaatctccaattgagtttaaacttaaaagtagctcctcatttaagtttcaaataaaaaatacttttcatttgaaacataacttaaaaaCAGCTTCCTAAATGGCATGAAATGATCGAATTGCCTCTGCAGTTATAAAgcaatattatactattataaaataatactgtgcTATTATGAAATAATACTACCTTATTGtaatgtaatactatcttattgtaaaagaatattgTCTTATTGTAATACcgcattaatataatataatactatactattataaaataataccgtACTATTATGAAACAGTACCGTCTTATTGTAATGTAATATTgacttattataaaaaaatactgtCTTATTGTAATATTGCACTAATATAATATAGTACTGttttattgtaaaagaatactgTCTTATTGTATAAGGATATAAGGATAATtttagttaaaaataaaaaattaattttaatttttatttaaaatgtgaaactatttttatataaaattcaatcaaaaaattatttttaaattcaaaataaaattaaaaatttatttttaatttttaattttttttatatatctgaTCATATTTGATCAGTATATTCGTTCTAATTTGAGGTAGATATGGAATGGTGtagatattaaatttttaattgtatAATAAGTATAAAAATCGATCAATTCATTCCATTGTCATCTTTAATATTATACGATCTATTTTCATCCTGAAGCTAACACCAACAACATGGTGGACAACTCACCTTTTGCGTGTGCCTGTGCAATTGCGTTCATGCTTCCGAATATAATGAGATGAGAGAGCCAAAGCCAATGGATGACCGAAGCCATTAAGTGTGGCATCCAACGACATTTTTACTGTCTGAGTTGGGTTAGCACGGAAGTACCTGAACAAGGACAGAGTAGAGGGATGAAAAAGGACCAGGACCGCTTAATGCAGTGGCATCCAACAGCATTTTTATTCCCACAGGGCTCTTGCCCACGGAGAGGGAGCATCCATTGGTATGTCTAAGGAGTTCTGACACTTTCTCTGATCAAAGCATTTAAGCGGATGCGGACCGCAATAAGAGTTCTCGGCTGTAAtgccaataaaaaaaaataaaaaaagtagcATCCCCATCCATACTTCTGACCTCATCTAACCACATGGGCTTGACATCCTCCACCAAGGACAAGGGAGGAAAGGTGGCCCAAGAAAGAAGACCTGTGAACTTTTTTTGGCTGTTTGATCTTTCTCACTGCCTTCTTCGAGCTGGCTTCCTCTGTCTGTTTCTTTACCGACGTTTCGTCTCTTCCATTAAGCATGGAGATATCGCTATCCTTTTTCTTAACCAGATGTTGCTTTCCTTTGGTAGTCGTTTTCATACACTGGGCTGTATTATTTTcttcatgaaaaagaaaaaggtgtATTATTCTCTTGACATGTACAAAACTGACAGATCCACCATATTAATTCAGAGTAAATGAGCCTTGCTGAGAGGAACTCCAACCAGCAAACTATCCTttactcttcttctccttcttgaacactaaatttttttgaagaagtCCATGCTCCAGAAGATAGAAATTGGGGCCTCTCATGGAAAAAGATCTGCAGTGCATCTCAAAGACCCATCGAAGTAGGGGGGAAAACACCCGGAATTCCTTTGGTTTGCAGGTGAATCTTCTTTTTTTCATTCACCTATTCAGTTTTGGTAGTTAACCATTTGCATTTAAGACCTGTTTGAtcaaaagaaaactatttaaccaAACAATTCGATTCCACCTTGCGAAGTCTCTTGCATTCACAGCCTCTGGGAATAATTAAATCTTTgcatttttcttgttcttctaaaTCTCTTACGTTCATAGCCTTTACAATCCCTAAGTCTTTGCCTTCATCATGTTCTTCATTGAATCAGACACTCATGAGGAGTTTATGGGTCTTGGGAGTAGATTTTTAGAAGCCTGCAGTGCTCTGCAAGTTCCAAATCATGTAAGTTTCTTTTCTAGAAGTAGCGTTTGGGTTGGGGAGTTGGTTTTGTGGGTGGCATCTGaccttgtcctttttttttttttccttgtcaaTTCTTCTCAGTAGGATATGCCTCAAGACAATCTAAGATCAGCTGTTCACAAATCTTTAACAAAGAGCATTCCTGTTGGATTTGAAGTTGGGAATGAAACAGTCCAATGTGGGACAAGCAGAAGGTCCAAAAGCTCCCCATTTGTTGCATTAGAGCCTATAGATCGAAGAGGCCGCCGTGGCCCAGATCCGATGGCCTTCAGGGTTAAGGAAGAAGAGAAGGTCATGGCCTACCAAGAGGACAGCGAGTTGCAGCTGTTGCATGTCTCCAGAGGAGCTCAGAAGCTGAACCAGATGATTGATTCGTGGTCAAAGGCACCAAATCTGGATGGGCGATCAAAATATTTTGCAGAAGATCTTCTGAGAAGTGCTTTGGATCTCCAGGAGTCGCTGATCATGCTCGAGAAGCTACAAAATGCCTCAAAGAGAATGTTCAGGATGAATAAGAAGCAGAAACCAGAGTTCATATACGAAAGAGAGCAAGAACTAGAACAAGAGAACTCTCCTGAAGCATTGGGCTCTAAAAGATTTGAAGCTGGTGGCCACCACAATTGGTTGCAGGAACCAAGGCTTTCTGTCAGTGGATCTTCAAGGAATCTTGTCGAGGAGCTGAAAAAAGTGATAGAGGACAGCCTCAGCAGGCAGAACCTCTTGTCGTTATGCTCTGATGATGAGAAGGCTTCTTCGAGCAAGTCGGCTAGATACTCTCAAAGCAAGGTTTCCAATGGTAAGCGTAGTGAGCAAAAGGTAGAGGCAGTTGGTTCCATTCGTGCCTCGAACAGAACTAAGAAGCCAAAAGCTCCATGTTTGATTGGTAAGCTTATGGGTCTGGAAGAAGTCCCTTCACAAACTGCTCGGCCagtcaaaaaagaagagaaggggaagAACATAAATTCCCCAAGGCACAGTCTTGATATTGAGATGCCAAAGGCAAGGAAGCTGCAATTTGTGCAGCCAATTCCAGATCCAAAGAGAAAGACACTCCAGGAAATCATTGAAACAATGCAATGCAAAGGGCTTTTGAAGGGTAACAAACCTAAAGACCGCAGATGTCAGCCTTGTTTCTCTCCTACTCCACAGCTGCAACAGTGTGCCAGAGATTTCCATGGGGATGACAATGTGCCACCAATTGTGATTGTGAAACCTTTGCATTTACAATGCTGGGAGAGAGGAGAGATCCATAAGGAACATGCTTTAGAAAAGCTCGCAGTTAAGGAAGACATTGGATCAACTAAGTTGGGCCAGGAGGATAAAGTTTCTGATCAGAAAATTATGGTAATCAAaacattaaaaagaaaagaagtaaAGCCCATGGGCAAAATCAAAGACAAATCATTTCCAAATGTTAAGTCTGTTTCCGTAGCTTCTTCATCTCAGAATCAGCAGAAGAAAGAGGCTTTTAAGACTTGTCAAAAACCCAATAAAGGACAGAAAGAATTATTTTTGAATAACAAGAAACAAGAAGAGAAGAAGGATGTCAAAGCAGCCACAAAGAAGTTAATATCACCTTCCAAGACCTCTGCAGCAGCAGCAAAGAATGATAAAAGACAAGCAGCAGCAAGGAATTATGGTTCCACGCAGCTAAACACATCACAAAATCAAAATCTAAGACGCTCATCAAAATTGGTAGCACAGAATTTCTCAGGTTCCACGAAGGAGAAGAAGACCACAGGAGCAAAACCAGTTAGAAGATCTAACAAAGCAGTTGTGAGTttattctccaaaaatcttctttacATTATAACTTGTTTGTTAAGCAAAGGCTAGAGGTTTCAAATAGCAACCGGTAGGTCTCTGTCTGCTGGTTTCTGATACTCTCCTTCATGCAATTGCTAGGGAGAGATTCTGGTTTCGAAACACAGAAGGTGGTAATCCCACCATatatttcacaaaaaaaaaaaaaaaaaactaaacagaaagaaaaggaaaaagattttCAAGAAGCATGGATGATTGGCATCAATGCACTGTATACGTGATTTCCAATAGAAACATAGTCAAGGAAAACATTTAATTTTACAGATATGGTAATTCTATTTTCGCACATTTTTTGGTAGTCTAGGTTGCCATGCAATCAAGTTTTATCAGATGAGTACATCACTGACCTTTTTTTTTGCAATACATCATGTTTTATTGTAGAATGGTGATAAGAAATACAATGAAGATGGCAAAGAAGTCAATTCTCATTATCAAACCGATTGTGTTTCAACAGCAAGCAGCACTTTCTCAGGTGATGAGCTCTCCAAACAGGCAGCCCAAGACGCACAACCCTGCAGCAGAGGTAAACCATTTATATAATTTTGAGATTTAGCCACAAATCCTCTTCTTCTAGTCATAAGTCTTGCTTCAATTTGCACATTTTTATTAATTGTGTCTGTATGTATACTCTTCAATTCAGATTGTTCAAGGTGCCTGTTGGCTAGTTAATAAGTTCGTACATGGAACTTGTAATTTTAGTTTGAATCCATGTTTAGTATTTTTTTCTGCAAAGTGAGACCACAGCAGAAAACTTATAGTCAACTGCATATTTTTTAAATTGCAGATGATGCAGTAAAAACTTGTAAAGTGTTATGTGAAGTTATTGGaaagatcaatcaagatggaaatGTCTCTGGGTTAGGAGAAGAAGCTATTCAACTTCCTGAAAAGAAAGCGACTACAGGAGAAGCAGCTGCAATAGAAGATGACCTAAAACTGTTACTTCTGAGCAACCAACCATTCCTTAACCGTGCACAAGAACTTTTCAGTGTTGATGATAATGGACATTCATACTATCAGAATAAAGGCACAGATGAGGTTGGAAAGAGAAATGCTAAGCTCTTCTTGGACATTGCAGCAGAGCTGATGATGTGCAAAAGCCACCACCAGAAGCACTTGATTCATTCATCACTTCAAGCCCATTCGTGGGGCAGAACAGTATATTACACTATAGACCTGTTGGTGGAGGAAATTGGTAACAAGATCAGTAAACTGACTAATTACATTACAGTTGGTGATGATGCTACCACAGATAGCCTTTATAGAAGACTGGAGAGAGATCTCAAATGCAAGGACCCAATGATAAATGCCATGTGGGACTTTGGCTGGGTGGATTGGACTTGCATGGAAGAGACAGACCAAGTTGCAGGTGAAGTAGGAGAATATGTCTTGGCTTGGCTCATCGAAGAGGCTGCTATAGAATTAGTGTATTAAAAAAGCTTTTATGTTTTTAGGGACGTTAGGTTATGTTTGTAAATCGAACAACTGCTAACTTTTCTATTTTACACATGATGCTGCATTCTGTAGTCCGAAAACATTCTGGTTTTATGGGAAAACATAGAACAATATAATCAATCGAAAAAGAGCATTGAAGATCAGTTAAGGTGTTGCAACTGTCCGAGTGCTATTTGAAAAGGTTGTTGTGACTTGCTTAAAATGTGAGAGTTTCTTTTTGGCAAGCACCGGTGGTGATCAATTAGCATAAATCTTCATGATTCTTCTTATGAAAATTATCTCTTGTtggtttagacttaatattttatctcTTTTTCATGAAGTATCAGGCCTGGAAGCTATATGATAGGCAGCGCTTGCGTTTGTTCTTTGAGAACTTAAAATGTGCTTAATCTGTCTGTCTACTTGTTTTACCTAGTTTCTCCATTTACAGGAACAACATCCTGGATcaaatttcatttttatttttgatatcagAAGGTTAATTCATCTGGCCAACATGATGCTGTCATGATTATTGTGCTTATATATAGCTTCAGTTTCACAAAAAGAGTGGTAAATCCCACTCAAACCAAAGCCAACATGACTAATCGTCGGTTGAATGGGCCTTTTTTGGTAAGATTTGAATAATTTCTTCAAAATAGTATATATAGTTCTGTTGGAAATCTATGCCTTAGACCTTCCTAGTTCTTGCAAGTTGGATGGGCCTTCCTAGCCGAGGAAAATGCTGCTGCTTTGATGAAAAAATGACGATGGCTAAGAGTTAATATGTTTTTAAGGCTTCGATGTGACAGTTGGATTAATGTAGAGACCTGTCTTACCAATTTGGTTTCCAGTGGGCTTTCTCCTCTACTGCTAGTTCCCAGGCTAGAAATCTGAGTTGCAGGATGGTGTGCATTGATTGAAGCCAAGATACCACTCGCTTTGgcaacaaaataatatataaaggcAGCGATAATGAGCTTTCAAAGCATGGCTCACTGAGGCGGTAATTGTGATGGCTTGAAAGAATGAATTTGGAGGAAAGCTTTGTAGCAGGGATGTTAAATTTGGATGGAGAAATGGAGCGTTATGGAGAAGCATGATGAGACGAGGAGAGAAGGTTGCTTTTTGGAAGGGGGTGCAGTATAAAGATTTAAGAAATAACCTAAATAGAATGGAATAAAAACAAATGCAATAAAAGCTTCTTATTTTCGGTTTTCTGTTCCTTTCGTCAGCATCTCCTCTGCTGATTAGTCTTGTAGCTTGTTTCTTCAAAAGAGGAAGCAGCCTTGTTTCTCTTATacagttttattttataaattctgGGTTGCAGCTCTGCTGCTTCCCAattcatcaaaagaaaaaaagggggctAAGCTAAAGCCATGCAAGTACGCAATTTCTATTTGAAGCTTTGGGTCGAGATGGCTGAGAACTAGATGAAAGAGAGAGAACTTTGATGGTTGTTAACTCGGACACTTCCAGGCTTGCAGTCTTATTCCTTCGCCACAAAGCATT contains the following coding sequences:
- the LOC105040828 gene encoding uncharacterized protein isoform X2, encoding MPQDNLRSAVHKSLTKSIPVGFEVGNETVQCGTSRRSKSSPFVALEPIDRRGRRGPDPMAFRVKEEEKVMAYQEDSELQLLHVSRGAQKLNQMIDSWSKAPNLDGRSKYFAEDLLRSALDLQESLIMLEKLQNASKRMFRMNKKQKPEFIYEREQELEQENSPEALGSKRFEAGGHHNWLQEPRLSVSGSSRNLVEELKKVIEDSLSRQNLLSLCSDDEKASSSKSARYSQSKVSNGKRSEQKVEAVGSIRASNRTKKPKAPCLIGKLMGLEEVPSQTARPVKKEEKGKNINSPRHSLDIEMPKARKLQFVQPIPDPKRKTLQEIIETMQCKGLLKGNKPKDRRCQPCFSPTPQLQQCARDFHGDDNVPPIVIVKPLHLQCWERGEIHKEHALEKLAVKEDIGSTKLGQEDKVSDQKIMVIKTLKRKEVKPMGKIKDKSFPNVKSVSVASSSQNQQKKEAFKTCQKPNKGQKELFLNNKKQEEKKDVKAATKKLISPSKTSAAAAKNDKRQAAARNYGSTQLNTSQNQNLRRSSKLVAQNFSGSTKEKKTTGAKPVRRSNKAVNGDKKYNEDGKEVNSHYQTDCVSTASSTFSGDELSKQAAQDAQPCSRDDAVKTCKVLCEVIGKINQEGNVSGLGEEAIQLPEKKATTGEAAAIEDDLKLLLLSNQPFLNRAQELFSVDDNGHSYYQNKGTDEVGKRNAKLFLDIAAELMMCKSHHQKHLIHSSLQAHSSGRTVYYTIDLLVEEIGNKISKLTNYSTVGDDATTDSLYRRLERDLKCKDPMINAMWDFGWVDWACMEETDQVAGELGEYVLAWLIEEAAIELVY
- the LOC105040828 gene encoding uncharacterized protein isoform X1; this encodes MPQDNLRSAVHKSLTKSIPVGFEVGNETVQCGTSRRSKSSPFVALEPIDRRGRRGPDPMAFRVKEEEKVMAYQEDSELQLLHVSRGAQKLNQMIDSWSKAPNLDGRSKYFAEDLLRSALDLQESLIMLEKLQNASKRMFRMNKKQKPEFIYEREQELEQENSPEALGSKRFEAGGHHNWLQEPRLSVSGSSRNLVEELKKVIEDSLSRQNLLSLCSDDEKASSSKSARYSQSKVSNGKRSEQKVEAVGSIRASNRTKKPKAPCLIGKLMGLEEVPSQTARPVKKEEKGKNINSPRHSLDIEMPKARKLQFVQPIPDPKRKTLQEIIETMQCKGLLKGNKPKDRRCQPCFSPTPQLQQCARDFHGDDNVPPIVIVKPLHLQCWERGEIHKEHALEKLAVKEDIGSTKLGQEDKVSDQKIMVIKTLKRKEVKPMGKIKDKSFPNVKSVSVASSSQNQQKKEAFKTCQKPNKGQKELFLNNKKQEEKKDVKAATKKLISPSKTSAAAAKNDKRQAAARNYGSTQLNTSQNQNLRRSSKLVAQNFSGSTKEKKTTGAKPVRRSNKAVNGDKKYNEDGKEVNSHYQTDCVSTASSTFSGDELSKQAAQDAQPCSRDDAVKTCKVLCEVIGKINQDGNVSGLGEEAIQLPEKKATTGEAAAIEDDLKLLLLSNQPFLNRAQELFSVDDNGHSYYQNKGTDEVGKRNAKLFLDIAAELMMCKSHHQKHLIHSSLQAHSWGRTVYYTIDLLVEEIGNKISKLTNYITVGDDATTDSLYRRLERDLKCKDPMINAMWDFGWVDWTCMEETDQVAGEVGEYVLAWLIEEAAIELVY